One segment of Lachancea thermotolerans CBS 6340 chromosome E complete sequence DNA contains the following:
- the PXL1 gene encoding Pxl1p (weakly similar to uniprot|P36166 Saccharomyces cerevisiae YKR090W PXL1 LIM domain-containing protein that localizes to sites of polarized growth), translating into MQGWIYSSPFPALNPKVRYKTALERAGFDVNFHDKNKPREAHGSVLPAGRHVSEGGRDVFGTRSAPNLAQTAQRAVSERDPRGYQNASALRSPPHSPFVKERSAPALQEHYKVRRSDESKGAFSPRVGQPQEGRNFASAGSHKASPQPAAFPQLRKDSQSRGALDSRFQRHGSRTSPDRASLKSARTRGSSISQGRSAGEGSFQVSSAPQDRFSASETARRGPVARQSPASAAGAAGKESPVSQARLSTEDLGNRQSSVFDFENQRNSPAERNFRSPDIDPVERSFKQLTQNDNDSFSSQQEREFTPYARDSFTSVNQSDEVFEDAADIDDFNEKGDNASKWNSIMRLSKAPEDSVQEAAPLDRDSTNEYVDATPRTRPTSTSSISFTPVAELHVNLSPNRPTEQTESINSATDAPISQAEPIGLERESSASVSGVYDIDLASGHTDLSQGVPQFSIQPTYHFSEENVGREQELREEQEVDTEEGTAQDPTATVKSSLQVERLLAQLDNVSLNRNLSVGNRRHSPGSSRFKKSSAYLSGFVSNPAATGIDAKLQTGIASGDDQQFTPQVLSVAEDRAHALSGEISPGSDDSPQFYHIRRQDEPRQADHRESDMTDFMRPSQQLTESLKVPVIQPLQLYQLENTAEARAETAKPETKQEPHRLSSSSSLVEGSQPAEPPVPVFKYPPGEGPCRACGLEVTSRRIYSKKANELSGQWHRPCFKCIKCELTFSKKVVCYILDDEPYCQRHFHETNNSICRICQGFIEGKCLENDRDERFHVDCLKCFRCGEFICEDYFLFNNELPLCANHDIEALKLESFGNMGQNNTVSKRRTRIINFT; encoded by the coding sequence ATGCAGGGCTGGATTTACAGTTCGCCGTTCCCCGCGCTGAACCCGAAGGTTAGATACAAGACAGCATTAGAGAGAGCAGGCTTCGATGTGAATTTTCATGACAAGAATAAGCCCAGAGAAGCACATGGCAGTGTTTTGCCCGCTGGCAGGCATGTAAGTGAGGGCGGCAGAGATGTTTTCGGAACGCGGTCGGCGCCAAACCTGGCGCAGACGGCCCAACGAGCAGTTAGCGAGCGTGATCCTCGAGGGTACCAGAACGCCAGCGCGCTCCGTAGCCCTCCGCATTCTCCGTTTGTAAAGGAGAGATCTGCCCCTGCTTTGCAAGAGCACTATAAGGTGCGCAGATCGGATGAGTCGAAGGGCGCTTTCAGCCCTAGAGTAGGTCAGCCACAAGAAGGTCGCAACTTTGCGAGCGCGGGTTCGCACAAGGCGTCACCACAGCCAGCGGCTTTTCCCCAGCTGCGGAAAGACTCCCAGTCAAGGGGGGCTCTCGATTCCAGGTTCCAAAGACATGGGTCTCGGACTTCTCCGGACCGTGCCTCCCTTAAGAGCGCCAGAACACGGGGATCGTCAATCTCCCAAGGCCGGTCAGCTGGCGAAGGTAGCTTCCAAGTTTCCAGCGCTCCTCAGGACCGCTTTTCCGCTAGCGAGACTGCGAGAAGGGGACCGGTAGCCCGTCAAAgcccagcttcagcagctggGGCTGCGGGCAAAGAATCTCCAGTCTCTCAAGCTCGCCTCTCCACCGAGGACTTGGGAAATAGGCAATCTTCagtttttgactttgaaaaccagcGAAACTCTCCAGCTGAACGCAACTTCAGATCACCAGACATTGACCCCGTTGAGCGCAGCTTCAAGCAACTCACACAGAATGATAATGACAGTTTctcttctcaacaagagcGCGAGTTCACGCCCTATGCACGGGACTCTTTCACGTCAGTTAACCAAAGTGACGAAGTCTTCGAGGACGCGGCAGATATCGATGACTTCAATGAGAAGGGCGATAACGCCTCAAAATGGAATTCGATTATGCGTTTGAGCAAGGCTCCTGAGGACTCTGTCCAGGAAGCTGCGCCTTTAGACCGCGATTCGACTAACGAGTATGTGGATGCAACACCGCGCACCCGCCCCACAAGTACAAGCAGCATAAGTTTTACACCAGTTGCTGAGTTGCATGTTAACCTTTCACCAAACAGACCCACGGAACAAACAGAGTCCATAAATTCTGCCACAGATGCCCCAATTTCGCAAGCCGAACCAATagggcttgaaagagagagCTCGGCAAGTGTTTCAGGTGTTTACGACATAGATCTCGCGTCAGGGCACACCGATTTGTCGCAAGGCGTCCCACAATTCTCCATACAACCCACTTATCATTtctctgaagaaaatgtGGGTAGAGAACAAGAACTCAGAGAAGAACAGGAGGTCGACACTGAAGAAGGCACTGCTCAAGATCCAACGGCAACAGTTAAGTCGTCGTTGCAGGTGGAGAGGCTGCTTGCGCAGCTGGACAACGTTTCTCTAAACAGAAATCTATCTGTTGGAAATCGGCGCCACTCACCTGGAAGCAGTcgcttcaaaaaatcaagTGCTTACTTGTCTGGGTTTGTTTCTAATCCTGCAGCCACAGGCATAGATGCGAAGTTGCAAACGGGCATAGCGAGCGGTGATGACCAACAGTTCACgcctcaagttctttctgttGCCGAGGATCGGGCGCATGCCTTGTCTGGAGAAATTTCCCCAGGTTCAGATGATTCTCCCCAGTTCTATCATATCCGGAGACAAGACGAACCTAGGCAAGCAGACCACAGAGAAAGCGACATGACAGATTTCATGCGTCCATCGCAACAGTTGACTGAGTCCTTGAAAGTTCCAGTCATTCAGCCCCTACAGCTGTACCAACTGGAAAACACCGCTGAAGCACGCGCCGAGACCGCGAAACcagaaacaaaacaagaacCTCACCGGCTATCTAGCTCGTCCAGCCTGGTTGAGGGGTCTCAACCAGCTGAGCCACCGGTGCCTGTTTTCAAATACCCACCTGGCGAGGGCCCCTGCCGTGCATGCGGCCTCGAGGTGACTTCCAGACGCATATATTCCAAGAAGGCCAACGAGCTGTCGGGACAGTGGCACCGTCCCTGCTTCAAATGCATAAAGTGCGAGCTCACTTTCTCGAAGAAGGTCGTTTGCTACATCCTTGACGACGAGCCGTACTGTCAGAGGCATTTCCACGAaaccaacaacagcatctGTCGGATTTGCCAGGGTTTCATAGAGGGAAAGTGCCTTGAGAACGACCGTGACGAGCGCTTCCATGTCGACTGTCTCAAGTGTTTTCGCTGTGGCGAGTTCATCTGCGAGGACTactttttgttcaacaacgAGCTCCCACTTTGCGCAAACCACGACATTGAGGCTCTCAAGCTCGAGTCTTTTGGCAACATGGGGCAAAATAACACAGTTTCCAAGAGGAGGACTCGCATCATCAACTTCACCTGA
- the SRP40 gene encoding Srp40p (some similarities with uniprot|P32583 Saccharomyces cerevisiae YKR092c SRP40 suppressor of mutant AC40 of RNA polymerase I and III singleton): MASKKSGKVAKSEAPKLSEKMKKEELSTSGSSSSSSSSSSSDSSSSRSSSSDESSSSSSSSSSSSSSSSSSSSSSSSSSDSELSTSSGESSNEEKSKPGNKRKKSPKTAKAAKKQKLSKKSSSSESSSSSSSSGSSSSSSDSESSSSSSASSDESSSSSSSDSESSSSGSSSSSSGSSSSSSGSSSSSSDSDSSSSDSDSSSSGSDSSSSSSDSSSSDSDSSSSDSDSSSSGSDSSSSGSDSSSSGSSSSSSDSDSSSSSSGSSSSDSDSSESDASSSSSSDDEAEKSQLKSHSSPAGSSSSTKKNSKHDGETQETSQGSSSSSKTASPDAPSPAAPKDGIPAAVDELKPGQRKHFSRIDKNAIKFEDRVLTDNTYKGAAGTWGEKANEKLGRVRGKDFTKNKNKMKRGSYRGGSITLSSGSYKFTD, encoded by the coding sequence ATGgcgtcaaagaaatcagGAAAGGTTGCGAAGAGTGAGGCCCCAAAACTCTCAgagaagatgaaaaaagaggaaTTGAGCACAAGTGGTTCAAGTTCTAGCTCCAGTTCCTCTAGTTCATCTGACTCTAGTTCATCTAGGTCTTCGAGCTCCGATGAATCCTctagctcttcaagctcttccagctcttcaagctcttccagctcttcaagttcttctagctcttccagctcctctGATAGCGAGCTGAGCACAAGTTCGGGAGAGAGTTccaatgaagaaaagagcAAGCCAGGAAATAAACGTAAGAAGTCTCCAAAAACCGCCAAAGcggccaagaagcaaaagttgtcgaagaagagtaGCTCTAGCGAgtcgtcatcgtcttcatcatcgtcaGGGTCctcgagcagctcttcTGACAGCGAAAGctcgtcatcttcaagcGCATCCAGCGATgagtcttcgtcttcaagttcttcggATAGCGAGTCCTCCTCATCtggcagctcttcctcctcatctggcagctcttcctcctcatctggcagcagctcttcgtcgtctgACAGCGACTCTTCGTCGTCTGACAGCgactcttcctcgtctGGCAGCgactcttcctcgtccAGTAGCgactcttcctcttctgaCAGCgactcttcctcctccGACAGCgactcttcctcgtctGGCAGCgactcttcctcgtctGGCAGcgactcttcttcatctggcagcagctcttcatcgtctGACAGCGACTCTTCCTCTTCGAGCAGTggctcttcctcttctgaCAGCGACTCTTCTGAAAGCGATGCTTCGTCAAGCAGTTCTTCCGATGATGAAGCCGAAAAATCGCAATTGAAAAGCCATTCCTCGCCGGCTggctcttcctcttccacaaagaagaacagcaaGCATGATGGAGAGACCCAAGAAACCTCTCAGGGgtcgtcctcgtcttccAAAACTGCTTCACCAGATGCGCCCTCACCCGCTGCTCCAAAAGACGGTATTCCTGCGGCTGTTGACGAGCTTAAACCCGGCCAACGCAAACACTTTTCCCGTATAGACAAAAATGCTATTAAGTTTGAAGACCGAGTTTTGACGGACAATACCTACAAAGGTGCTGCTGGTACCTGGGGCGAGAAAGCAAACGAGAAGTTGGGAAGAGTGAGAGGCAAGGATTTTACTAAGaataaaaacaaaatgaagaGAGGTTCTTACAGAGGCGGAAGCATCACTTTGTCAAGTGGCTCTTACAAGTTTACCGATTAA
- a CDS encoding Whi5 domain-containing protein (some similarities with uniprot|Q12416 Saccharomyces cerevisiae YOR083W WHI5 Protein that regulates the critical cell size required for passage through Start and commitment to cell division; may act upstream of SCB binding factor (SBF) and MCB binding factor (MBF); periodically expressed in G1), which translates to MENTPRREKTKDRHSLEGKREEFDAPSPKSPLTPSPPNNKGRRSSVLHGFLPSPLPVAGSKRHSGIDFANPESPSVKTRLLPPTTPKTRNSELFLSPSPKLKSPGVYKENEKPIREISNSLKTRLNYAFVKLQNGWVDKTLPELENNDGPAEPSSTSSSKHRVSYSNRFLDDDESDSNSARAAFLNALTSPKKKQRQNSMTSPARSGSPGKIRPPPISTKPKEPPSEVEAIETLMSLSSPKSQSRKKSAEFTLPPPPPLSQRQASQTEQPATSHSSRSSSSDSSAPNTLAKPFLLKSEAGESSQIVLDVETDVEETNDD; encoded by the coding sequence ATGGAAAACACGCCAAGAAGggagaaaacaaaagataGGCATTCTCTTGAAGGGAAGAGAGAGGAGTTTGACGCGCCAAGTCCGAAGTCACCCCTAACGCCGTCCCCGCCAAACAACAAGGGACGCAGGTCGTCAGTTCTGCATGGCTTCCTGCCTTCTCCACTGCCGGTGGCAGGCTCTAAGAGACACAGCGGTATAGACTTCGCCAATCCTGAGTCACCGAGCGTCAAAACGCGACTGCTGCCGCCCACCACGCCAAAAACTCGAAattctgaacttttcttgTCACCGTCTCCTAAGCTCAAGTCGCCGGGCGTTTACAAGGAAAACGAGAAGCCTATCCGGGAGATATCAAACAGCCTTAAGACTAGATTGAATTATGCCTTTGTGAAGTTACAGAACGGGTGGGTCGATAAGACGTTGCCAGAATTGGAAAATAATGATGGCCCAGCAGAAccttcaagtacttcaagctctaaaCATCGTGTTTCATACAGCAACCGGTTCTTAGATGACGATGAATCTGACAGCAATTCGGCGCGCGCCGCATTTTTAAACGCTCTCACGAGTcccaagaaaaaacaaCGCCAAAACTCTATGACCTCACCAGCCAGATCCGGGAGCCCAGGAAAAATTCGGCCGCCGCCAATATCTACTAAGCCAAAAGAGCCACCGTCTGAAGTCGAAGCTATTGAAACTTTAATGTCACTGTCATCGCCTAAGTCGCAATCCCGTAAAAAAAGTGCGGAGTTCACATTGCCGccaccgccgccgctgTCGCAGCGCCAAGCGAGTCAGACCGAGCAACCAGCTACTTCACACTCTTCCAGGTCTTCCTCCTCCGACTCTTCCGCACCTAATACGCTGGCTAAGCCGTTTTTGCTCAAGAGCGAAGCAGGCGAGAGCAGTCAAATTGTTCTCGATGTCGAAACAGATGTAGAGGAAACTAATGATGATTAA
- the SSL2 gene encoding TFIIH/NER complex ATPase/helicase subunit SSL2 (similar to uniprot|Q00578 Saccharomyces cerevisiae YIL143C SSL2), translating to MAEHQYQTRSKGGLYSNTDLNYFSDDSVATDNSDYDDGFIDGDDDMGMTNASSRPKPKKQVRKTNQKNKKNNSSTNETLNKLAAKDQTFLHDVQTDAPPDFVPDVVSGLFRRNDFSYLKLKPDHASRPLWISPGDGRVILESFSPLAEQAQDFLVTIAEPVSRPSHIHEYKITAYSLYAAVSVGLETDDIIAVLDRLSKVPVAPSIINFIKSATVSYGKVKLVIKHNRYFVETSQADILQMLLKDPVIGSLRIDSDATPAPNKAGSQQASRPNESAPSEKVDPNDVEAVFSSVVGEIRLDDDNDDIDAVHAFEIANESVEIVKKRCQEIDYPVLEEYDFRNDHRNPDLDIDLKPSTQIRPYQEKSLSKMFGNGRARSGIIVLPCGAGKTLVGITAACTIKKSVIVLCTSSVSVMQWRQQFLQWCTLQPENVAVFTSDNKEMFQTESGLVVSTYSMVANTRNRSHDSQKVMDFLTGREWGFIILDEVHVVPAAMFRRVVTTIAAHAKLGLTATLVREDDKISDLNFLIGPKLYEANWMELSQKGHIANVQCAEVWCPMTAEFYQEYLRENARKRMLLYIMNPTKFQACQFLIQYHEKRGDKIIVFSDNVYALQEYALKLGKPFIYGSTPQQERMNILQNFQFNDQINTIFLSKVGDTSIDLPEATCLIQISSHYGSRRQEAQRLGRILRAKRRNDEGFNAFFYSLVSKDTQEMYYSTKRQAFLVDQGYAFKVITHLHGMESLPNLTYSTARERRELLQEVLLKNEEAAGIEVGDDAENSVGRGAHANKKAKSKAVRGEGSLSGLAGGEDMAYVEYSSNRNKDLKEHHPMIRKLYYRNAKK from the coding sequence ATGGCGGAACATCAATACCAGACTAGAAGCAAAGGAGGTCTGTATTCTAATACAGACTTGAACTATTTCTCTGATGATTCGGTGGCGACTGATAACTCTGACTACGATGACGGGTTTATAGATGGTGACGACGATATGGGCATGACTAATGCCTCTTCAAGACCCAAGCCCAAAAAACAGGTTCGCAAGACCAATCAAAAGaataaaaaaaacaactctTCAACCAATGAGACCCTAAACAAACTGGCAGCCAAGGATCAAACATTTCTGCATGATGTGCAGACGGACGCACCGCCTGACTTTGTTCCCGATGTCGTTTCAGGTCTATTTCGTAGAAACGATTTCAGCTATTTGAAACTGAAACCCGACCACGCATCGCGGCCTCTCTGGATTTCTCCTGGAGACGGCAGGGTTATCTTAGAGAGTTTCTCGCCCCTAGCAGAGCAGGCGCAAGACTTTTTGGTTACAATTGCAGAGCCAGTTAGCCGGCCTTCGCACATCCATGAATATAAAATTACAGCCTACTCTCTGTACGCGGCTGTGTCTGTGGGTCTGGAGACGGACGACATTATAGCAGTTCTTGATAGGTTGTCTAAGGTTCCTGTGGCGCCTTCGAttatcaacttcatcaaaagtgCAACAGTGTCTTATGGTAAAGTGAAGCTTGTCATTAAACATAACAGGTATTTTGTCGAGACCTCTCAGGCAGACATTCTTCAAATGTTACTAAAAGACCCAGTGATAGGGTCACTCAGAATAGACTCGGATGCCACTCCGGCCCCCAACAAGGCCGGTTCCCAGCAAGCCTCGAGGCCTAATGAAAGCGCCCCTAGTGAAAAGGTTGACCCTAATGATGTGGAGGCAGTTTTCTCTTCTGTTGTTGGCGAGATCCGGTTAGATGATGACAATGATGATATTGACGCCGTTCATGCCTTCGAAATTGCCAATGAATCTGTTGAAATTGTCAAGAAAAGGTGTCAAGAAATTGATTACCCAGTTCTAGAAGAGTACGACTTCCGCAATGATCATAGAAACCCGGATTTGGACATTGACCTCAAACCTTCTACTCAAATTAGACCTTATCAGGAGAAGTCTTTGAGTAAAATGTTTGGTAATGGTCGTGCTAGAAGTGGTATCATTGTTTTGCCTTGTGGTGCTGGTAAAACCTTGGTGGGAATCACAGCAGCTTGCACTATCAAAAAATCTGTGATTGTGCTTTGCACTTCGTCTGTCTCTGTCATGCAATGGAGacaacaatttcttcaatggTGCACCTTACAACCCGAGAATGTTGCGGTTTTCACATCAGATAACAAGGAGATGTTTCAAACGGAATCAGGCCTCGTTGTTTCAACCTATTCTATGGTGGCAAATACCAGAAATAGATCACACGATTCTCAGAAAGTCATGGATTTTCTTACCGGGAGAGAATGGGGGTTCATCATTTTAGATGAAGTTCATGTTGTTCCCGCCGCCATGTTTAGAAGAGTTGTTACTACCATAGCAGCACACGCTAAGCTAGGTCTTACAGCTACATTGGTGCGTGAGGATGACAAAATTAGTGATTTAAATTTCCTTATTGGTCCCAAATTGTATGAAGCAAATTGGATGGAGCTTTCGCAGAAAGGACATATTGCTAATGTGCAATGTGCCGAAGTGTGGTGCCCAATGACTGCTGAGTTCTATCAAGAATATTTGAGAGAAAATGCAAGGAAGAGAATGTTACTATACATCATGAATCCCACAAAGTTTCAGGCTTGTCAATTTTTGATACAGTACCACGAGAAACGAGGAGACAAAATTATCGTCTTCTCAGATAATGTTTACGCACTACAGGAATACGCCTTAAAATTAGGGAAACCATTCATTTATGGTTCAACACCTCAGCAAGAAAGAATGAACATTCTACAGAACTTTCAGTTCAACGACCAAATTAACACAATATTTTTATCGAAAGTGGGAGATACATCAATTGATTTGCCGGAAGCAACTTGCTTGATCCAGATATCTTCGCATTACGGTTCCCGTCGTCAAGAGGCGCAAAGATTGGGTAGAATTTTGCGGGCCAAGAGACGTAATGATGAAGGATTTAACGCATTCTTCTACTCTCTTGTATCCAAAGACACTCAAGAGATGTACTATTCAACCAAAAGGCAGGCATTTTTGGTTGATCAAGGTTatgctttcaaagtcaTTACCCACTTACATGGCATGGAGAGTCTTCCTAATTTAACCTACTCGACAGCACGCGAACGTCgcgagcttcttcaagaagtgCTCTTAAAAAacgaagaagctgctggtaTTGAGGTTGGTGACGACGCGGAGAATTCTGTCGGCCGTGGGGCGCATgcaaacaagaaagctAAGTCAAAGGCTGTAAGGGGAGAGGGCTCCCTTTCAGGCCTGGCTGGCGGTGAGGATATGGCGTATGTGGAGTACTCGTCTAATAGGAACAAGGACCTGAAGGAACATCACCCAATGATTCGAAAACTGTATTATAGAAACGCTAAGAAATAG
- the NDC80 gene encoding kinetochore-associated Ndc80 complex subunit NDC80 (similar to uniprot|P40460 Saccharomyces cerevisiae YIL144W TID3 Component of the evolutionarily conserved kinetochore-associated Ndc80 complex (Ndc80p- Nuf2p-Spc24p-Spc25p) conserved coiled-coil protein involved in chromosome segregation spindle checkpoint activity kinetochore assembly and clustering) gives MEESRKRLSNESHAVLGHLDPQRFTSQIPMAVNGRRRNSTASAIGGAGLSELINRSMAKNKPEVPKRSYTDSRRSLIADRKSLRSSQRTSLLPNHGLNSANTTNTNNKDPRPLRDKNFQVAIQQEIYDYLHSQKFDVQTNHPISLKSLRQPTQKDFVFIFRWLYQRMDPGYKFSKSIEHEVYTILRAIQYPYLETINKSQISAVGGSSWPKFLGMLHWLVNINKRLDSYLQKVDLTLISQNTQDITVLQQPIGTIDEQEDKQEKYELIVERLFIDYIVQSYKSFLRLDDDYDQYMKELELGFEKFAQVIRSDIANIGMQNSDLSVKYQELVGKGQDVKVAKDKFNALRSDLTKFQNYVNAMQHKSQEWPKKLEKMETERENKMSQLKATENQITEFRDLIKGKNIEIAEVDRLNAERERLTRSLDSVSTDMDQAVSLLKAQKMEAESAYKTLLDVGKQYESAVESLVVARLNLGHQLNTDNRKISLPDTFYSRGYEPGQSGLDNDIPPEMDVRGTIKPKLLELNEEVRSRVQKLQQENASFEAHLENLKQEISEKTRYLESLENELSIAKSQYDEQQQESQSHLLSQRIEIEKMERKLQNVRYSSHQKIAEAEQKVQSTKLKYEELKLAVNRERNILHGKVIQLIDYVSDFKINVQSAVEDLDYLAIEELNKIKFE, from the coding sequence ATGGAAGAATCGCGAAAGCGGCTCTCCAATGAGTCGCATGCAGTGCTTGGCCACCTTGATCCTCAGAGATTCACGTCGCAAATTCCTATGGCAGTCAACGGGCGAAGGAGGAACAGCACCGCATCCGCGATCGGCGGAGCGGGGCTATCTGAACTCATCAATAGAAGCATGGCCAAAAATAAACCGGAGGTACCGAAAAGATCGTACACAGACTCTCGTAGAAGTCTTATAGCGGACCGCAAGAGCTTGCGCTCATCGCAGCGCACGTCGCTGCTTCCAAACCACGGGCTTAACAGTGCCAACACTACCAACACCAATAATAAAGACCCGCGGCCGCTGCGAGACAAGAACTTCCAAGTAGCCATCCAGCAAGAAATCTACGACTATCTACACTCACAGAAGTTTGATGTCCAGACAAATCATCCAATTTCACTGAAGTCGCTGCGACAACCTACGCAGAAAGACTTTGTATTCATATTTCGGTGGCTTTACCAACGGATGGACCCGGGTTATAAGTTCAGCAAGTCTATTGAGCATGAGGTCTATACGATTCTCAGGGCAATCCAGTACCCTTACCTCGAGACGATTAACAAATCTCAGATATCCGCAGTCGGGGGCTCGAGCTGGCCTAAGTTCCTCGGCATGCTGCATTGGTTGGTAAACATCAACAAACGGCTCGACAGCTACCTACAGAAAGTCGATCTTACGCTGATAAGCCAAAATACCCAGGACATCACTGTTCTACAACAACCGATAGGAACCATAGATGAACAGGAGGACAAGCAAGAGAAATACGAGCTGATAGTCGAGCGCTTATTTATTGACTACATTGTACAATCTTACAAGAGCTTCCTGAGACTGGATGACGACTACGACCAGTACatgaaagagctggagttgggttttgaaaagtttgccCAGGTCATCAGAAGCGATATTGCCAATATAGGCATGCAGAACAGTGACTTGTCTGTCAAGTACCAAGAGTTAGTTGGAAAAGGGCAGGATGTCAAGGTTGCGAAGGATAAATTCAACGCGCTCCGAAGCGATTTgacaaaatttcaaaactaTGTGAACGCGATGCAGCATAAGAGCCAGGAATGGCCCAAAAAACTGGAGAAAATGGAAACCGAAAGGGAAAATAAGATGTCGCAACTGAAAGCTACGGAAAACCAAATTACTGAATTCCGAGATTTAATAAAGGGCAAAAATATCGAAATAGCGGAAGTGGATAGACTAAATGCTGAGCGCGAAAGGCTCACTAGATCTCTTGATTCTGTTTCAACAGATATGGATCAGGCAGTCAGCCTTTTGAAGGCTCAGAAAATGGAGGCTGAAAGCGCGTACAAGACGCTGCTTGATGTTGGAAAACAGTATGAATCCGCGGTCGAAAGCTTAGTCGTAGCGCGCTTGAATTTGGGACATCAATTGAATACTGATAACAGGAAAATCTCTCTCCCAGATACCTTTTACTCTCGTGGGTACGAGCCTGGCCAGTCTGGCCTCGATAACGACATACCTCCAGAAATGGATGTACGCGGAACGATTAAGCCCAAGCTCTTAGAACtcaatgaagaagtcaGAAGTCGCGTTCAGAAACTGCAACAGGAAAATGCATCATTTGAAGCACATTTAGAAAATCTCAAACAAGAGATTAGTGAGAAAACGAGATACCTCGAGAGCTTAGAGAACGAGCTGTCAATCGCCAAATCCCAATACGAtgaacagcagcaggaaaGTCAAAGCCATCTATTGTCACAGCGAATTGAAATCGAAAAAATGGAAcggaagcttcaaaatgttaGATATTCTTCTCATCAGAAAATTGCGGAAGCAGAGCAAAAGGTTCAAAGTACAAAACTCAAATACGAGGAACTAAAACTTGCTGTGAACCGAGAAAGAAATATCTTACACGGTAAAGTTATTCAACTAATTGACTACGTCAgtgacttcaaaatcaacgTACAGTCTGCAGTCGAAGACTTGGATTACCTCGCAATAGAAGAACTCAATAAAATAAAGTTCGAGTAA